The following coding sequences are from one Sphingobium sp. Cam5-1 window:
- the alr gene encoding alanine racemase: MTAFTAPLRLRLDGGALVNNWRWLQRHSGGAACGAAIKANGYGTGAVEVMRRLLVAGCRDFFVSNWAEAALLEPMLQDGINLSVFHGVRGEDMQTAIASRARPVLCTADQIARWKAAGGGACDVMVDTGMNRLGLDWRSDVAAALDGLTVDTLLSHLASADEDTGLSKLQLDRFGGLTGKATARRYSLANSAGICLGQAYAFDLTRPGLALYGGIPRTEAAGNIAQVVFPQAQVLQRRHVPAGDGIGYNAVHIAERDMEIAVLNIGYADGYLRCFSGRGMVSAGDVQLPVVGRVSMDLVAVDVSAMPSVSEGDWLDIAYDLPATAALSGLSQYELLTGLGPRYDRLWE, translated from the coding sequence ATGACCGCATTTACTGCTCCGCTGCGCCTTCGCCTTGATGGCGGCGCACTTGTGAATAACTGGCGCTGGTTGCAACGGCATAGCGGCGGCGCTGCATGTGGCGCCGCTATCAAGGCGAACGGATATGGCACCGGCGCGGTCGAGGTGATGCGCCGCCTGCTTGTCGCGGGTTGCCGGGACTTTTTCGTATCGAACTGGGCCGAAGCGGCTTTGCTGGAGCCGATGTTGCAGGATGGGATTAACCTGTCCGTATTCCACGGCGTGCGCGGCGAGGATATGCAGACGGCAATTGCGTCGCGTGCGCGGCCCGTTCTCTGCACGGCGGATCAGATCGCGCGGTGGAAGGCGGCGGGCGGAGGCGCCTGCGACGTCATGGTTGATACGGGCATGAACCGGCTCGGACTGGATTGGCGGAGTGACGTTGCCGCCGCTTTGGACGGGTTGACCGTTGACACGCTGCTCAGTCATCTGGCGTCGGCCGACGAGGATACTGGGCTAAGCAAACTGCAACTTGATCGGTTCGGCGGCCTGACTGGGAAAGCTACCGCGCGCCGTTACAGCTTGGCGAACAGCGCGGGCATTTGCCTGGGGCAAGCCTATGCATTTGACCTGACGCGACCGGGGCTGGCGCTTTATGGGGGTATTCCCAGAACCGAAGCGGCCGGAAACATCGCGCAGGTCGTCTTTCCGCAGGCGCAGGTCCTGCAAAGACGCCATGTGCCCGCAGGCGATGGCATCGGCTATAACGCGGTGCATATCGCCGAGCGCGACATGGAAATAGCTGTGTTGAACATCGGCTATGCGGACGGCTATTTGCGTTGCTTTTCCGGCCGAGGGATGGTTAGCGCGGGCGATGTTCAACTGCCGGTCGTGGGACGGGTTTCGATGGACCTCGTTGCGGTGGATGTCTCTGCGATGCCGTCAGTGTCGGAAGGGGATTGGCTCGACATCGCCTACGACTTGCCCGCCACCGCAGCGCTATCCGGCCTGTCGCAATATGAATTGCTGACCGGCCTTGGTCCCCGTTACGATCGGCTCTGGGAATAA
- the mce gene encoding methylmalonyl-CoA epimerase yields the protein MKLGRLNHIGVATPSLEASLAYYRDIMGATLTHEPFDLPAQGVKVCFVDTPGENGTEGTQIELIEPLGENSPIHGFIAKNPAGGQHHMCYEVPDIHEAKAWFEGLGKKVLGEPRIGAHGTLIFFVHPNDMNGVLTEIMETPKEAH from the coding sequence ATGAAACTCGGTCGCTTGAACCATATCGGCGTGGCGACGCCTTCGCTGGAAGCGTCACTCGCTTATTATCGCGATATCATGGGCGCGACGCTGACGCATGAACCGTTCGACCTGCCCGCTCAGGGGGTGAAGGTTTGCTTCGTGGATACGCCGGGCGAGAATGGCACCGAAGGCACGCAGATCGAGCTGATCGAGCCGCTGGGTGAGAACTCGCCTATCCATGGGTTCATCGCGAAGAACCCGGCCGGCGGCCAGCATCATATGTGCTATGAAGTGCCCGATATTCATGAAGCCAAGGCTTGGTTCGAAGGGCTTGGCAAGAAGGTGCTCGGTGAACCGCGCATCGGGGCGCATGGCACGCTAATCTTCTTTGTCCACCCCAATGATATGAATGGGGTGCTGACCGAGATCATGGAAACGCCCAAAGAGGCGCATTGA
- the scpA gene encoding methylmalonyl-CoA mutase, which translates to MTDKPTLDQWATAAAKEVKGKDLNWETPEGITVKPLYTAEDVTVDPGLPGFAPFTRGVRASMYAGRPWTIRQYAGFSTAEESNAFYRRNLAAGQKGLSVAFDLATHRGYDSDHPRVVGDVGKAGVAIDSVEDMKILFDGIPLDQMSVSMTMNGAVIPILSFFIVAGEEQGVDRKLLDGTIQNDILKEFMVRNTYIYPPEPSMRIISDIFGYTSREMPKFNSISISGYHMQEAGATQVQELAFTIADGIEYVKYGVASGLDIDKFAGRLSFFFAIGMNFFMEIAKLRAARVLWHRAMTKLGAQDERSKMLRTHCQTSGVSLTEQDPYNNVIRTTIEAMAAMLGGTQSLHTNALDEAIALPTDFSARIARNTQIVIQEETGMTKVVDPLGGSYYIEALTQQLVDAAQEIIDRVEGEGGMAKAVAAGWPKAMIEEAAAARQARVDRGEDVIVGVNKYRLANEDLLETLEVDNTKVREAQIARINKVKAGRDEAKCQAALQALRDGAAKPSSIENNLLALAVECARARATLGEISSAMEDSFDRYGTVPTPVKGVYSKPYAQDSRWKQVLDGVQAVERRLGRKPKLLIAKMGQDGHDRGANVIASAFGDMGFDIVSGPLFQTPEETVVLALDSGVDVVGASSLAAGHKTLIPELIRQLREKGRNDIKVIAGGVIPPQDYDYLRDAGVQGIYGPGSNVVECAADVLRLLGHNMPPAGLEEAA; encoded by the coding sequence ATGACCGACAAGCCGACGCTGGATCAGTGGGCGACCGCCGCCGCCAAGGAAGTGAAGGGCAAGGATTTGAACTGGGAGACCCCGGAAGGGATCACCGTCAAACCGCTCTATACTGCCGAGGACGTGACCGTCGATCCGGGCCTGCCGGGTTTTGCGCCCTTCACGCGCGGGGTGCGCGCATCCATGTATGCGGGACGTCCCTGGACTATCCGTCAATATGCGGGCTTTTCGACCGCCGAGGAATCCAACGCCTTCTATCGCCGCAACCTGGCGGCGGGTCAGAAGGGCCTGAGCGTCGCCTTCGACCTTGCCACCCATCGCGGCTATGACAGCGACCATCCACGCGTCGTCGGCGACGTCGGCAAGGCGGGCGTGGCGATCGACAGCGTCGAGGATATGAAGATCCTGTTCGATGGCATCCCGCTCGACCAGATGTCCGTTTCGATGACCATGAACGGTGCGGTGATCCCGATCCTGTCCTTCTTCATCGTTGCCGGTGAAGAGCAAGGCGTCGACCGCAAGCTGCTGGACGGAACTATTCAGAACGACATTCTGAAGGAGTTCATGGTCCGCAACACCTATATCTACCCGCCTGAGCCGAGCATGCGGATCATCTCCGATATTTTCGGCTATACCAGCCGTGAGATGCCCAAGTTCAACAGCATCTCCATTTCCGGCTATCATATGCAGGAAGCTGGTGCGACGCAGGTTCAGGAACTTGCTTTCACCATCGCCGACGGCATCGAATATGTGAAATATGGCGTAGCTTCGGGCCTCGACATCGACAAGTTTGCCGGGCGGCTGAGCTTCTTCTTCGCGATCGGCATGAACTTCTTCATGGAAATCGCGAAGCTGCGCGCCGCTCGCGTTCTGTGGCATCGCGCCATGACGAAGCTCGGCGCGCAGGATGAGCGCAGCAAGATGCTGCGTACTCACTGCCAGACTTCCGGCGTGTCGCTGACGGAGCAGGACCCCTATAACAACGTCATCCGCACGACCATCGAAGCTATGGCGGCGATGTTGGGTGGCACGCAGTCGCTGCACACCAATGCGCTGGATGAAGCGATCGCTCTCCCCACCGACTTTTCCGCACGTATCGCGCGCAACACGCAGATCGTGATCCAGGAAGAAACGGGGATGACGAAGGTCGTCGATCCGCTCGGCGGCAGCTATTATATCGAAGCGCTGACCCAGCAGCTGGTCGATGCCGCGCAGGAAATCATCGATCGCGTAGAGGGCGAAGGCGGCATGGCGAAGGCCGTGGCGGCAGGCTGGCCCAAGGCGATGATCGAGGAAGCGGCGGCCGCTCGGCAGGCGCGCGTCGATCGTGGCGAAGATGTCATCGTCGGCGTCAACAAATATCGTCTGGCGAACGAGGACCTGCTGGAAACGCTGGAGGTCGACAACACCAAGGTTCGTGAGGCGCAGATCGCCCGCATCAACAAGGTCAAGGCCGGGCGCGACGAGGCTAAGTGCCAGGCGGCGCTTCAGGCGCTACGCGACGGTGCAGCCAAGCCCTCGAGTATCGAAAATAACCTGCTGGCCCTGGCGGTCGAGTGCGCGCGCGCGCGCGCGACGCTGGGGGAAATTTCCTCCGCCATGGAAGACAGCTTTGATCGCTATGGCACGGTCCCGACGCCGGTGAAGGGCGTCTATTCCAAGCCTTATGCTCAAGACAGCCGCTGGAAACAGGTTCTTGACGGCGTGCAGGCCGTCGAGCGGCGCCTCGGTCGCAAACCGAAACTACTCATCGCCAAGATGGGACAGGACGGCCACGACCGGGGCGCCAACGTAATTGCGTCCGCTTTCGGGGACATGGGTTTTGACATCGTGTCAGGCCCGCTGTTCCAAACGCCGGAGGAAACGGTGGTTCTGGCGCTGGATAGCGGGGTGGACGTGGTAGGCGCTTCGTCGCTGGCTGCGGGGCATAAGACGTTGATCCCCGAACTCATCCGCCAGCTGCGCGAAAAGGGCCGCAACGACATTAAGGTGATCGCGGGCGGCGTGATCCCGCCGCAGGATTATGACTATCTCCGTGACGCGGGCGTTCAGGGGATTTATGGACCGGGCTCCAACGTCGTGGAATGCGCCGCCGATGTGCTGCGCCTCCTCGGCCACAACATGCCCCCGGCGGGGCTGGAGGAAGCCGCTTGA
- a CDS encoding 2OG-Fe dioxygenase family protein, which yields MDHGLFHRAELQADLARDGFARITGPHMLTMLKADEGCWAQFADSWNDLGPDLYMADGGRYRRRRHAAFRCEQRRFTRKPHQPHFQSRDYNPLNGDVQRWFDPVHQATIDNPVTQAIFAFCAANFGADGAREWHVEMHQFRIETREEHIGRPTPEGLHRDGVDWVLVMLIERRNVDEGVTRIGAPDSTALGEFTLARPGDTVLIDDRRILHGVTEIHPIDPRQAAWRDALVVTFAAAR from the coding sequence ATGGACCACGGCCTTTTTCACCGCGCCGAATTGCAGGCAGACCTTGCACGCGATGGCTTCGCCCGCATCACCGGACCTCACATGCTGACGATGCTGAAAGCCGATGAAGGATGCTGGGCGCAATTCGCCGATAGCTGGAATGACCTTGGCCCCGATCTCTACATGGCGGACGGGGGACGTTATCGTCGGCGACGGCATGCCGCATTTCGCTGTGAGCAGAGACGTTTCACGCGCAAGCCCCACCAACCGCATTTCCAGAGCCGCGACTATAACCCCCTTAACGGAGACGTGCAGCGCTGGTTCGACCCTGTCCATCAGGCGACGATCGACAACCCTGTCACGCAAGCGATCTTTGCTTTCTGCGCGGCGAATTTTGGAGCCGATGGCGCACGGGAGTGGCATGTCGAAATGCATCAGTTCCGCATCGAGACGCGCGAGGAGCATATCGGCCGCCCGACGCCTGAAGGATTGCACCGCGACGGGGTGGACTGGGTCCTGGTGATGCTGATCGAACGGCGCAATGTGGACGAAGGCGTGACCCGCATCGGCGCGCCGGACAGCACGGCTCTAGGTGAATTCACCCTCGCCCGGCCTGGGGACACGGTGTTGATCGACGACCGCCGCATCCTGCATGGCGTAACCGAAATCCACCCCATCGATCCACGGCAAGCCGCGTGGCGCGACGCATTGGTCGTGACCTTCGCGGCGGCCCGCTGA
- a CDS encoding acyl-CoA carboxylase subunit beta, whose product MSKLAIIEQLEAKREAARLGGGQRRIDAQHAKGKLTARERLEVLLDEDSFEEVDMYVEHNCVDFGMNEQHIPGDGVVTGSGTINGRLVFVFSQDFTVYGGAVSERHAMKICKIMDMALKVGAPVIGLNDSGGARIQEGVASLAGYAEIFQRNVLASGVVPQISVIMGPCAGGAVYSPAMTDFIFMVKDSSFMFVTGPDVVKTVTNEIVTQEELGGAVTHTTKSGVADVAFDNDIEALLATRDFVDFLPASNKEPVPERPSADPWDRMEESLDTLIPANANQPYDMHELIRKVVDEGDFFEVQPAHAGNILCGFGRIEGKTVGIIANQPMVLAGVLDINSSKKAGRFVRFCDAFEIPIVTFVDVPGFLPGTAQEHSGIIKHGAKLLFAYAEATVPKITVITRKAYGGAYDVMSSKHLRGDLNYAWPTAEIAVMGAKGAVEIIFRGKTPEEIAEKTKEYEDRFANPFVAAGKGFIDEVIQPHSTRKRIALGLRKLRNKSLENPWKKHDNIPL is encoded by the coding sequence ATGTCGAAGCTCGCCATTATCGAACAGCTGGAAGCCAAGCGCGAGGCCGCGCGCCTGGGCGGTGGCCAGCGCCGCATCGACGCCCAGCATGCCAAGGGCAAGCTGACCGCGCGGGAGCGTCTGGAAGTCCTGCTGGACGAAGACAGCTTTGAAGAAGTCGACATGTATGTCGAACATAATTGCGTCGACTTCGGCATGAACGAGCAGCATATTCCGGGCGACGGCGTCGTCACCGGTTCAGGCACGATCAACGGCCGCCTTGTCTTCGTGTTCAGCCAGGATTTCACCGTTTATGGCGGCGCGGTGTCCGAACGGCACGCGATGAAGATCTGCAAGATCATGGACATGGCGCTGAAGGTCGGCGCGCCCGTGATCGGCCTTAACGATTCCGGCGGCGCACGCATTCAGGAAGGCGTGGCTTCGCTTGCCGGTTATGCCGAAATCTTCCAGCGCAATGTGCTGGCATCCGGCGTGGTGCCGCAGATCAGCGTGATCATGGGGCCGTGCGCGGGCGGCGCGGTCTATTCGCCTGCGATGACCGACTTCATCTTCATGGTGAAGGATTCGAGCTTCATGTTCGTCACCGGTCCTGACGTGGTGAAGACCGTCACCAACGAGATCGTGACGCAGGAAGAACTGGGCGGCGCGGTGACCCACACGACCAAGTCGGGCGTGGCGGACGTGGCTTTCGATAATGATATCGAGGCGCTGTTGGCGACCCGCGATTTCGTGGACTTCCTGCCCGCGTCGAACAAGGAGCCGGTGCCTGAGCGGCCGAGCGCTGATCCGTGGGACCGGATGGAAGAGAGCCTGGACACACTGATCCCGGCCAATGCGAACCAGCCCTATGACATGCATGAGCTGATCCGCAAGGTCGTGGACGAAGGCGACTTTTTCGAGGTTCAGCCTGCCCATGCGGGCAACATCCTGTGCGGTTTCGGCCGGATCGAGGGCAAGACCGTCGGGATCATCGCCAACCAGCCGATGGTGTTGGCAGGCGTTCTGGACATCAATTCATCGAAGAAGGCGGGGCGTTTCGTTCGCTTCTGCGATGCGTTCGAAATTCCGATCGTGACGTTCGTTGACGTGCCGGGCTTCCTGCCGGGGACCGCGCAGGAGCATTCGGGCATCATCAAGCATGGCGCGAAGCTACTGTTCGCCTATGCCGAAGCGACCGTGCCGAAGATCACCGTCATCACGCGCAAGGCCTATGGTGGCGCCTATGACGTTATGTCGTCGAAGCATCTGCGCGGCGACTTGAACTATGCTTGGCCGACCGCCGAGATCGCGGTGATGGGCGCCAAGGGCGCGGTGGAGATCATCTTCCGTGGCAAGACGCCGGAAGAGATTGCGGAAAAGACCAAGGAATATGAAGACCGCTTCGCCAATCCGTTCGTGGCGGCGGGCAAGGGCTTCATCGACGAGGTGATCCAGCCGCACTCGACCCGCAAGCGGATCGCTCTGGGCCTGCGCAAGCTGCGCAACAAGAGCCTGGAGAATCCGTGGAAGAAGCACGACAATATTCCGCTTTGA
- the bioB gene encoding biotin synthase BioB, whose amino-acid sequence MTQTAARTDWTRDEIAALFDLPFNDLMFEAQSIHRANFPRNEVQLSTLLSIKTGGCPEDCGYCSQSTEAESGLKATKLMDVQAVLQSAAQAKDHGSGRFCMGAAWRNPKERDMPKLIEMVKGVRQMGMETCMTLGMLSSDQAKQLADAGLDYYNHNIDTSPENYANVITTRTFEDRIETLENVRSAGINVCCGGIVGMGETRSDRIGFLHALGTMPHPESVPINALVPVEGTVLGDMLKDTPLAKIDEVEFVRTVAVARIVMPQSMVRLSAGRESMSEACQALCFMAGANSIFTGDKLLTAANAGDDKDSALLGKLGLTPMMAQPHGHLEAAE is encoded by the coding sequence TTGACCCAAACTGCTGCCCGTACCGACTGGACCCGCGACGAAATCGCCGCGCTGTTCGACCTGCCCTTCAACGACCTGATGTTCGAAGCGCAGTCGATCCATCGCGCGAACTTCCCGCGCAATGAGGTGCAGCTTTCGACCCTGCTGTCGATCAAGACCGGCGGTTGCCCCGAGGATTGCGGCTATTGCAGCCAGTCGACCGAGGCGGAAAGCGGCCTCAAAGCCACCAAGCTGATGGACGTGCAGGCCGTGCTTCAGTCGGCGGCGCAGGCGAAGGACCATGGTTCGGGCCGTTTCTGCATGGGCGCGGCATGGCGCAATCCCAAGGAACGGGACATGCCCAAGCTCATCGAAATGGTGAAGGGCGTGCGCCAGATGGGCATGGAAACCTGCATGACGCTGGGGATGCTCTCGTCCGATCAGGCGAAGCAGCTCGCGGATGCGGGGTTGGATTATTACAACCACAATATCGACACCTCGCCGGAAAATTACGCCAACGTCATCACCACCCGGACTTTCGAGGACCGGATCGAGACGCTCGAAAATGTGCGTTCGGCGGGGATCAATGTGTGCTGCGGCGGAATTGTAGGCATGGGCGAGACGCGCTCTGACCGCATTGGCTTCCTCCATGCGCTTGGCACGATGCCGCATCCGGAGAGCGTGCCGATCAACGCGCTGGTGCCTGTGGAGGGCACTGTGCTGGGTGACATGCTAAAGGACACGCCGCTCGCCAAGATCGATGAGGTGGAGTTCGTCCGCACCGTCGCCGTGGCGCGGATCGTCATGCCGCAGTCGATGGTGCGGTTGTCCGCCGGCCGCGAGAGCATGAGCGAGGCATGTCAGGCGCTCTGCTTCATGGCTGGGGCGAACAGCATCTTCACGGGCGACAAGCTGCTCACCGCAGCCAATGCCGGGGATGACAAGGATAGCGCGCTGCTCGGGAAGCTCGGGCTGACGCCGATGATGGCGCAACCGCACGGGCATCTCGAGGCGGCGGAGTAA
- a CDS encoding helix-turn-helix domain-containing protein, which produces MARGNRIFAGPRLRQLRLDHRMDQATMAQALGISVSYLSQLENDDRPLTAKVKAAVASAFPTDWASFDSREEEQLLGAFTFALAHPELPGPLMEPERIEKLHLQFPEFAARYIDLYNAHMRANERINMIEEAIANDHEVQARLPWEAARDWFHEAGNYVHALDCLAEDMASSFTAGQVLDEGMLVEALARRHGIETLIADTPDSALRAYSSNDRRLFVNAALPTESRKFMLSHQLMMLEGQAVIADVVNRAALPVEGADRLLAIGLGNYAAGALLMPYAQFRQAAREVRHDIDRLSRRFGVSFEQACHRLSTLQRPGLRGIPFFFCRVDMAGNITKRHSATRLQFARFGGACPLWNVHEAVAIPDRINVQLGETPDGVRYVSMAKGLVKPSGSYSRTPRRYAVVLGCEVAHAANFVYADGLQLEMEGAATPIGITCRLCPRQSCDQRAFPPADRPIRVDPDNRQIVPYWIG; this is translated from the coding sequence ATGGCACGAGGCAATCGTATTTTCGCAGGTCCACGGCTGCGGCAGCTTCGCCTGGACCACCGGATGGACCAGGCCACGATGGCGCAAGCCTTGGGGATTTCCGTCTCTTATCTCAGCCAGCTGGAAAATGACGACCGGCCTCTCACTGCCAAGGTAAAGGCGGCGGTCGCCAGCGCCTTCCCCACTGATTGGGCCAGTTTCGACAGCCGCGAGGAAGAGCAGCTGCTCGGCGCCTTCACTTTTGCACTGGCCCACCCCGAACTGCCCGGCCCACTGATGGAACCCGAGCGCATCGAAAAGCTGCACCTCCAGTTCCCGGAGTTCGCGGCCCGCTACATCGACCTCTATAACGCCCATATGCGCGCCAACGAGCGCATCAACATGATCGAGGAGGCGATTGCCAACGATCATGAAGTGCAGGCGCGCCTACCCTGGGAAGCGGCGCGCGACTGGTTTCATGAGGCGGGCAACTATGTCCACGCGCTCGATTGCCTGGCGGAGGACATGGCCTCCAGCTTCACGGCCGGACAGGTTCTGGACGAAGGCATGCTGGTGGAGGCTCTCGCCCGCCGCCACGGCATTGAAACACTTATCGCCGACACGCCCGATTCAGCCCTGCGCGCCTATTCGTCTAACGATCGCCGCCTGTTCGTGAATGCGGCCCTCCCGACGGAAAGCCGCAAGTTCATGCTGTCTCACCAACTCATGATGCTGGAGGGCCAGGCCGTGATTGCCGACGTCGTGAACCGGGCAGCGCTGCCGGTAGAAGGCGCCGACCGCCTCCTCGCCATCGGCCTTGGCAACTATGCCGCTGGCGCGCTGCTGATGCCCTATGCCCAATTCCGGCAAGCCGCGCGGGAAGTGCGCCATGACATAGATCGCCTCAGCCGCCGTTTCGGGGTGAGTTTCGAACAGGCCTGCCATCGCCTGTCGACCCTTCAACGCCCCGGCCTGCGAGGCATCCCCTTCTTCTTCTGCCGCGTCGACATGGCGGGCAACATCACCAAGCGGCACAGCGCCACCCGCCTGCAGTTCGCCCGTTTCGGGGGCGCCTGCCCCTTGTGGAACGTGCATGAAGCCGTCGCCATACCCGACCGCATCAATGTCCAGCTTGGCGAAACGCCTGACGGCGTGCGCTACGTGTCCATGGCCAAAGGACTGGTAAAGCCTTCGGGCAGCTATTCACGCACCCCACGCCGCTACGCCGTTGTTTTGGGATGCGAAGTCGCCCATGCGGCGAACTTCGTCTATGCCGACGGGCTACAGCTAGAGATGGAGGGGGCAGCAACGCCCATCGGCATAACCTGCCGCCTCTGCCCGCGCCAAAGCTGTGACCAGCGCGCCTTCCCGCCCGCCGACCGGCCGATCCGCGTCGATCCGGACAACCGCCAGATCGTGCCCTACTGGATCGGCTGA
- a CDS encoding acetyl-CoA carboxylase biotin carboxylase subunit: MAITKILIANRGEIACRVIRTARRMGIKTVAVYSDADARAPHVLLADEAVHIGPSPAAQSYLLADKIIEACKATGADAVHPGYGFLSERESFRKALDAEGIIFVGPPANAIAAMGDKIESKKLAKAAGVNVVPGYVGVIEDTEHAVRISNEIGYPVMMKASAGGGGKGMRLAYSEQDVREGFEATKREGLNSFGDDRVFIEKFIESPRHIEIQILGDQHGNIVYLNERECSIQRRHQKVVEEAPSPFVSPEMRKKMGEQCVALARAVGYFSAGTVELIVSGADKTGDGFYFLEMNTRLQVEHPVTEEITGLDLVEQMIRVANGEELSFRQEDVKINGWSIENRVYAEDPYRGFLPSTGRLIRYNPPETGDGVRVDDGVVEGGEVSMFYDPMIAKLITWAPTRLEAIDKQIAALDQFEIEGPGHNIDFVSALMQHERFRSGNITTGFIAEEYPDGFTGAPASETLLRKLSAIGAFAAMAQADRARRIDGQLGKKLRAPTSWQVKIGEAVHDVVINGDDVTVDGEAIDMALEYTPGDRLIEAEFGEELLAVKIAPVRSGFVLTAHGASHKLRILPAHAAVHAKHMIEKIPPDLSRFLICPMPGLLVALHVKEGDKVEAGQPLAVIEAMKMENILRAAKAGVVKSVSAAQGESLPVDAIILELE; encoded by the coding sequence ATGGCAATCACCAAGATCCTGATCGCGAACCGTGGCGAAATTGCGTGCCGCGTCATCCGCACGGCGCGGAGGATGGGCATCAAGACCGTAGCGGTCTATTCGGACGCGGATGCGCGCGCGCCTCACGTGCTGCTGGCCGATGAAGCGGTGCATATCGGCCCGTCACCTGCCGCGCAGTCCTATCTGCTCGCCGACAAGATCATCGAGGCGTGCAAGGCGACCGGCGCCGATGCGGTGCATCCGGGCTACGGCTTCCTGTCGGAGCGCGAAAGCTTTCGCAAGGCGCTCGACGCTGAAGGCATCATCTTCGTCGGCCCCCCCGCCAACGCGATTGCCGCGATGGGCGACAAGATTGAGTCCAAGAAGCTCGCCAAGGCGGCGGGCGTCAATGTCGTCCCCGGCTATGTCGGGGTCATCGAGGATACCGAACATGCCGTCCGTATCTCCAACGAGATCGGCTATCCGGTGATGATGAAGGCTTCGGCTGGCGGCGGCGGCAAGGGCATGCGCCTTGCTTATAGCGAGCAGGATGTCCGCGAAGGCTTCGAGGCGACCAAGCGCGAAGGCCTGAACAGCTTCGGCGACGACCGCGTTTTCATCGAGAAGTTCATCGAAAGCCCGCGCCACATCGAAATCCAGATTCTGGGCGATCAGCACGGCAACATCGTTTACCTCAATGAGCGCGAATGTTCGATCCAGCGCCGCCACCAGAAGGTGGTCGAGGAAGCGCCTTCGCCCTTCGTTTCGCCGGAAATGCGCAAGAAGATGGGCGAGCAGTGCGTCGCTCTGGCGCGCGCGGTCGGCTATTTTAGCGCGGGTACGGTCGAACTGATCGTGTCGGGCGCGGACAAGACCGGCGACGGCTTCTACTTCCTGGAAATGAACACCCGCTTGCAGGTGGAGCATCCGGTCACCGAAGAGATCACCGGCCTCGATCTGGTCGAGCAGATGATCCGCGTCGCCAATGGCGAGGAACTGAGCTTCCGTCAGGAGGATGTGAAGATCAACGGCTGGTCGATCGAGAACCGCGTCTATGCTGAAGATCCCTATCGCGGCTTCCTGCCCTCGACGGGCCGCTTGATCCGCTACAATCCGCCCGAAACTGGCGATGGCGTGCGCGTCGATGATGGCGTGGTCGAAGGCGGCGAAGTGTCGATGTTCTATGACCCGATGATCGCCAAGCTGATCACCTGGGCGCCGACCCGTCTGGAAGCGATCGACAAGCAAATCGCGGCGCTCGACCAGTTCGAGATCGAGGGGCCGGGCCACAATATCGATTTCGTATCCGCGCTGATGCAGCATGAGCGTTTCCGTTCGGGCAACATCACCACCGGCTTCATCGCGGAGGAATATCCGGATGGCTTCACCGGCGCTCCCGCTTCCGAAACGCTGCTCAGGAAGCTGTCGGCGATTGGCGCGTTCGCAGCGATGGCGCAGGCCGATCGTGCCCGCCGCATCGATGGGCAGCTTGGCAAGAAGTTGCGCGCTCCCACCAGCTGGCAGGTGAAGATCGGCGAGGCAGTCCATGACGTGGTCATCAACGGGGATGACGTCACCGTGGATGGCGAAGCGATTGACATGGCGCTGGAATATACACCGGGCGATCGCCTGATAGAGGCGGAGTTTGGCGAGGAACTGCTGGCGGTTAAGATCGCGCCGGTTCGCTCCGGCTTCGTGCTGACGGCTCATGGCGCAAGCCACAAGCTGCGCATTTTGCCCGCTCATGCGGCGGTTCACGCCAAGCATATGATCGAAAAGATCCCGCCTGATCTGTCGCGCTTCCTCATCTGTCCGATGCCGGGCCTGCTGGTTGCATTGCACGTCAAGGAAGGCGACAAGGTCGAGGCCGGTCAGCCGCTCGCCGTGATCGAGGCGATGAAGATGGAAAATATCCTGCGCGCTGCCAAGGCGGGCGTGGTGAAGAGCGTGTCGGCCGCGCAGGGCGAAAGCCTGCCGGTGGACGCGATCATTCTGGAACTGGAATAG